The following coding sequences lie in one Candidatus Planktophila sulfonica genomic window:
- a CDS encoding ATP-dependent helicase has protein sequence MSKAPATPLRLVRADVQSASLVLSDQQKAAIAHRGSPLILTGATGTGKTTVLIEAALSRIAAGQSPDSILLLTYGRERASEMRDAIVTRSEKTAFEPLARTFHSLAYSILKMRTGDNYREIVLLSGAEQETFISQLLDGDIEDGYKKWHDDLKKSPESLGEPLQTQGFVRELRDLIMRANERGITPDALATRGHQLGEKYWEGAADFWKRYLGAMTLQEVLAGDAKVRIDPSEIINSAINYLRANPELLTELRARFTTIIVDEFQESDPAQRTLLSLLAGSDLVIVADSASAVGRFRGADPEGIADVINAYINAGAKTIELTENFRGTPDAQTARLSSESEEAQYIAYQFKRAHLMQGVPYSQMAVIVRSHGQTASAIRRAFAQVSIPTAGDVEALANNAAIAPFLLLARVATGAQPLNLDTAEKLLTSEFGGATSVSLRRTRAALLAARDEASDKRSGTQLILDAITTGDVAIEDSAELLRVHHLLALAKKSIAKKNATIHDLLWAIWDNATNSDNEKIAESWRAAALRGGSRGASADRDLDAMIQLFDTAARHIERFPGAKPDLFLTEIANETIVSDLITARGVRPDVVEILTVHSAKGRQWRYVAVAGVQEGAWPNLKQRSSLLGAERLVERVRHGDELAQVTLDMIAASSLAEDEARLFHVATTRARQSLLVTAISREDETPSIFFEDLAESLGTSASDVEVPRPLTASALVATLRREVNLTGNTSAASLLKTLSANGIHLAQPSQWLGTAQITSELPVIDEGALVPVSPSGAENFTECGLKWFLEKSGGTDGDSTAQLLGSVIHEFARIKVEEPGITDEALQTKLIDSWPLIDDSQGWISHASLARAKKMLERFSVFHQKSLSDNNRTVAGVEKSFEITVGRALIRGNVDRIEVDSDGKHYIIDFKTGKKEISGDDAKSNLQLACYQLGVVLDGFEEKLKSTDVTGAQLVYLASKNKSYSTREQAALVDVEATTAILEEIAVGMGGATFTARKNDMCKQCKVKPCCPLYLEGKAVHQ, from the coding sequence GTGAGTAAAGCCCCTGCAACGCCGCTTCGCCTGGTGCGAGCCGACGTTCAGAGCGCTTCTCTCGTTCTCTCTGATCAGCAAAAAGCAGCAATTGCCCACCGCGGTTCGCCACTCATTCTTACTGGCGCAACCGGTACAGGTAAGACCACAGTTCTGATTGAAGCAGCGCTCTCGCGTATTGCAGCGGGGCAATCTCCTGATTCAATTCTCTTACTCACTTATGGCCGCGAACGAGCATCTGAAATGCGCGATGCGATTGTGACACGCTCTGAAAAGACTGCCTTCGAACCTCTGGCGCGCACATTTCACTCACTTGCTTACTCAATTCTTAAGATGCGCACCGGCGATAACTATCGCGAAATCGTTCTTCTCTCTGGCGCCGAACAAGAAACCTTTATCTCTCAACTTCTCGATGGCGATATCGAAGATGGCTATAAGAAATGGCACGATGATTTAAAGAAGAGCCCTGAATCACTAGGCGAACCACTGCAGACACAAGGCTTTGTCCGCGAACTCCGCGACCTCATCATGCGCGCAAACGAACGCGGTATTACACCTGATGCACTTGCTACACGTGGCCATCAACTTGGTGAAAAGTATTGGGAAGGCGCCGCTGATTTCTGGAAACGTTACTTAGGTGCGATGACCCTGCAAGAAGTATTGGCAGGAGATGCCAAGGTCCGTATTGATCCGTCTGAAATCATCAACTCAGCAATTAACTATTTGCGAGCCAACCCTGAATTGCTCACCGAACTCCGTGCGCGATTTACCACCATCATCGTCGATGAATTCCAAGAGAGCGATCCTGCTCAGCGCACTCTGCTTTCACTATTGGCAGGTTCAGATCTCGTTATCGTGGCCGATAGCGCAAGCGCTGTTGGTCGATTCCGCGGCGCTGATCCTGAAGGTATTGCCGACGTTATCAACGCCTACATCAACGCAGGTGCAAAGACGATTGAGTTAACAGAGAATTTCCGAGGCACACCTGACGCGCAGACTGCCCGTTTATCTTCTGAATCTGAAGAAGCGCAGTACATCGCCTACCAATTCAAACGCGCACATTTGATGCAAGGTGTTCCATATTCACAGATGGCGGTGATTGTGCGTTCGCATGGACAGACAGCATCAGCTATTCGTCGAGCATTTGCTCAGGTATCTATCCCAACTGCTGGCGATGTCGAAGCGCTAGCTAATAACGCTGCCATTGCTCCATTCTTACTACTTGCTCGTGTTGCCACGGGCGCACAGCCACTCAATCTCGATACGGCTGAAAAGTTACTGACATCAGAATTTGGGGGAGCAACTTCGGTCTCACTTCGCCGCACACGTGCAGCGCTGCTTGCAGCTCGCGATGAAGCAAGCGATAAGCGCTCTGGCACACAGTTGATTCTCGACGCCATCACAACAGGTGATGTAGCGATTGAAGACTCCGCCGAGTTGTTACGAGTACATCATCTTCTTGCTCTAGCTAAGAAATCAATCGCCAAGAAGAACGCAACCATTCACGACTTATTGTGGGCTATCTGGGATAACGCAACCAATAGCGATAACGAGAAGATTGCTGAAAGCTGGCGTGCTGCAGCACTTCGTGGTGGTTCACGCGGAGCATCTGCTGACCGCGATCTCGATGCCATGATTCAACTCTTTGATACTGCAGCGCGTCACATTGAAAGATTCCCTGGCGCAAAGCCAGATCTATTCCTGACTGAAATTGCCAACGAAACAATTGTCTCTGACCTCATCACCGCTCGCGGAGTACGCCCTGATGTCGTTGAAATTCTTACTGTGCACTCTGCCAAAGGTCGCCAGTGGCGGTACGTTGCAGTTGCTGGAGTGCAAGAAGGTGCGTGGCCAAACCTCAAACAACGCAGCTCATTGCTGGGCGCTGAACGACTTGTTGAACGAGTACGCCATGGTGATGAGCTTGCTCAAGTAACTCTCGACATGATTGCTGCCTCTTCTTTGGCAGAAGATGAAGCGCGTCTTTTTCATGTTGCAACAACTCGAGCACGCCAATCACTACTTGTCACGGCAATCTCTCGCGAAGATGAAACCCCATCGATCTTCTTTGAAGATCTCGCTGAATCCCTTGGAACTTCAGCATCCGATGTAGAAGTTCCTAGACCGCTCACAGCTTCGGCACTCGTTGCCACTCTGCGTCGTGAGGTAAATCTGACCGGCAACACATCTGCTGCTTCACTTCTTAAGACCTTAAGTGCCAATGGAATTCATTTGGCACAACCATCACAATGGCTCGGAACAGCGCAGATAACGAGCGAACTGCCTGTTATCGATGAAGGCGCACTTGTTCCGGTATCTCCTTCGGGAGCTGAAAACTTCACTGAATGCGGCCTGAAATGGTTCCTCGAAAAGAGCGGAGGCACCGATGGCGATTCAACTGCGCAGTTATTGGGCTCTGTTATTCACGAATTCGCTCGCATAAAGGTGGAAGAACCTGGAATCACCGATGAAGCGTTACAGACCAAACTAATTGATTCATGGCCACTGATCGACGATAGCCAGGGCTGGATTAGCCATGCGTCCCTGGCTCGCGCTAAGAAGATGCTCGAGCGCTTCTCTGTATTCCACCAGAAGTCTTTATCTGACAATAACCGCACCGTTGCCGGAGTTGAGAAGAGCTTTGAGATAACCGTAGGTCGCGCACTCATTCGCGGAAATGTTGACCGCATTGAAGTCGATAGCGATGGCAAGCATTACATCATCGACTTTAAGACCGGTAAGAAAGAGATTTCAGGAGATGATGCCAAGAGTAACTTGCAGCTTGCGTGTTACCAGCTTGGCGTAGTTCTTGATGGCTTTGAAGAGAAGTTAAAATCAACTGATGTCACAGGTGCACAACTTGTCTATTTAGCAAGTAAGAACAAGAGCTACAGCACCCGCGAACAAGCTGCACTCGTTGATGTTGAAGCAACTACTGCCATCCTTGAAGAGATTGCAGTTGGTATGGGTGGTGCAACATTTACTGCGCGCAAGAACGATATGTGCAAGCAGTGCAAGGTGAAACCTTGCTGTCCGCTCTACCTCGAAGGTAAGGCGGTGCATCAATGA
- a CDS encoding ATP-dependent DNA helicase, producing MIEKYSPDKVAEMIISIDPTFHLPSDEQRPIISIYDNPLEPAVVIAGAGSGKTETMAARVVYLVANEIARPDQILGLTFTRKAAGELNTRIRKRLRQFQQAQDKQGIPRTFSSLDTAVTTYHSYAGRLLSEHAIRYGIDADVQPLGEAALWMSANKLVREWDDGTFATTDAASTVVKDLLGLTSMVLEHRATVAQIREADEKLLQEVIAMTGQTNDETRKVAKVLNQRIAMLPMMEAFLEARRQSGELSFDDQIALAADIAVNFPDVGILERAKYPIVLLDEYQDTSQSQVRLLSALFGQGHPVTAVGDPCQSIYTWRGASSGTISAFNANFPKAAGSTGKDVYELLTTYRNDESILTLANEISADVRKDEGITVAALKPRKGAGKGNLTCGAFENLEGEASAIAEYFAPLWNNPERIKAGAKVPKTFAVLVRKRAQIALIQEALAEAGIPSEVLGLGGLVHVPEVADLVAMLKVINNPDAGASLMRHLTGPRINLGPRDIAALGRFARSRSESLSADSRSIVKNIVAGNPQSAEADDQFIGSVIDALDEIERCDKSKFSSAGYERLVSFASDLRRLRSRASAPITDLIVDIERYLNLETEVMLRDGGTHGRRHLDRFMDEAAKFARSGGTLSALLQWLDVASEEEGGLKAGAPDVDASVVQILTIHMAKGAEWDVVAVPGLAEGTFPGANTSDPDNWITNERHIPFALRGDADILPVFSWNAATTNAAAKKAIDAFAQECVDFKMREEIRLGYVAMTRARTHLFCSTSFWRDGAKPVAPSVLYEKVVEVASAVGTVLCAPEAPASTDRNPAKDIEITAQWPRDPLGNRRADFNRTVALVDSSAPFDLAASPSEEMRGLVEDAQAIIAEFNEYKAGALDVALPARLSTSTLIALHQDPAELARTIRRPMPRAMDEYSHRGTAFHLWIENHFNAKTLFDDEDFDLLTPFEEDQKLEDLKSKWLASSWASLQPHAVEVPFETVIAGVLVRGRIDAVYKTDAGFEVVDWKTGSKVLGESSAVQLAVYRLAWAKLQGVAVEQVTAAFHYVPTNTTDRRANLLTEAQLIDLLSVK from the coding sequence ATGATTGAGAAATACTCACCTGACAAAGTCGCCGAGATGATTATCTCGATTGACCCAACTTTCCATCTTCCATCTGATGAGCAACGCCCCATCATCTCGATCTACGACAATCCACTCGAACCTGCCGTTGTCATCGCAGGTGCTGGTTCTGGTAAGACGGAAACGATGGCTGCTCGCGTTGTGTACTTAGTCGCCAATGAAATCGCCCGACCTGATCAGATTCTCGGACTTACCTTTACTCGCAAGGCAGCAGGCGAACTCAATACCCGTATCCGTAAGCGCCTTCGCCAGTTCCAGCAGGCGCAAGATAAGCAGGGTATTCCGCGCACTTTCAGCAGCCTTGATACTGCAGTGACTACCTATCACTCTTATGCAGGTCGCCTCTTGAGCGAACATGCCATCCGTTACGGCATCGATGCTGATGTTCAACCACTCGGTGAAGCAGCTTTATGGATGAGCGCCAATAAGTTGGTGCGCGAATGGGATGACGGCACCTTTGCAACGACAGATGCAGCAAGCACTGTAGTCAAGGATCTTTTGGGCCTTACCTCAATGGTTCTCGAACATCGTGCAACCGTGGCTCAAATCCGTGAAGCTGATGAAAAGTTACTGCAAGAAGTTATTGCGATGACAGGTCAGACAAATGATGAGACTCGCAAGGTTGCCAAAGTTCTCAATCAGCGCATCGCGATGCTTCCGATGATGGAAGCATTCCTTGAAGCGCGTCGTCAATCTGGCGAACTCTCATTCGATGATCAGATTGCACTTGCTGCAGATATCGCGGTCAACTTCCCTGATGTCGGAATTCTTGAACGGGCCAAGTACCCCATTGTTTTGCTAGATGAATATCAAGACACTTCGCAATCACAGGTGCGTTTACTTTCAGCGCTCTTCGGGCAGGGACATCCAGTAACTGCAGTCGGAGACCCTTGCCAATCTATCTACACATGGCGCGGTGCATCTTCAGGAACCATCAGCGCATTTAACGCAAACTTTCCTAAGGCTGCAGGTTCTACCGGCAAAGATGTCTACGAACTTCTGACCACCTATCGCAACGATGAATCAATTCTTACCCTTGCCAATGAAATCTCGGCCGATGTCCGCAAAGATGAAGGCATCACCGTTGCAGCGCTCAAACCACGTAAGGGCGCCGGAAAAGGAAATCTCACCTGCGGCGCCTTTGAAAACCTTGAAGGTGAAGCAAGTGCAATCGCTGAATACTTTGCACCGCTCTGGAATAACCCCGAGCGCATAAAGGCAGGCGCAAAGGTTCCAAAGACATTTGCCGTTCTTGTCCGAAAGCGCGCACAGATTGCGTTGATTCAAGAAGCGTTGGCTGAAGCCGGAATACCCTCTGAAGTCCTTGGTTTAGGCGGACTTGTGCACGTTCCTGAGGTCGCAGATTTAGTTGCAATGCTTAAGGTCATCAACAATCCTGATGCAGGTGCATCACTCATGCGTCACCTGACAGGCCCACGTATCAACTTGGGTCCACGCGATATTGCAGCCCTTGGTCGCTTTGCTCGATCACGCTCTGAATCTTTATCTGCCGATAGCCGCAGCATTGTGAAGAATATTGTTGCTGGCAATCCACAATCAGCTGAAGCTGATGATCAATTTATCGGTAGCGTTATTGATGCACTCGATGAAATCGAACGTTGCGATAAATCAAAGTTCAGTAGCGCTGGTTACGAGCGTCTAGTTTCTTTCGCCTCCGATCTACGACGCTTGCGTTCACGTGCATCTGCGCCAATCACAGATCTCATCGTTGATATCGAGCGTTACCTCAATCTTGAAACAGAAGTTATGTTGCGCGATGGTGGAACACACGGCCGTCGACATCTAGATCGTTTTATGGATGAAGCTGCAAAGTTTGCTCGTAGCGGTGGAACACTTTCAGCGCTCTTGCAGTGGCTCGATGTTGCCAGCGAAGAAGAAGGTGGCCTTAAGGCCGGAGCCCCAGATGTTGATGCATCTGTCGTTCAGATTCTCACCATCCATATGGCAAAGGGCGCTGAATGGGATGTCGTTGCAGTTCCAGGGCTAGCTGAAGGAACTTTCCCAGGTGCAAATACATCTGATCCCGATAACTGGATAACCAACGAACGCCATATTCCATTTGCCTTACGCGGGGATGCCGATATCTTGCCGGTATTTTCTTGGAACGCAGCAACAACTAATGCAGCTGCAAAGAAGGCAATCGATGCCTTTGCCCAAGAGTGTGTTGATTTCAAGATGCGCGAAGAGATCCGACTTGGTTATGTCGCAATGACTCGCGCACGCACCCATCTCTTCTGTTCCACATCATTTTGGCGTGATGGCGCAAAGCCGGTGGCACCATCGGTCTTGTATGAAAAGGTGGTTGAGGTCGCAAGTGCAGTGGGGACAGTGCTTTGCGCCCCTGAGGCTCCGGCCAGCACTGATCGCAACCCTGCAAAAGATATTGAGATTACAGCCCAGTGGCCGCGAGACCCTCTCGGCAATCGTCGCGCAGATTTCAATCGGACTGTGGCCCTGGTTGATTCATCAGCACCGTTCGATCTTGCAGCATCACCAAGTGAAGAGATGCGCGGTTTAGTTGAAGATGCACAGGCAATCATCGCTGAATTTAACGAGTACAAAGCGGGCGCTCTCGATGTTGCTCTTCCTGCCCGTCTTTCAACTTCAACGCTGATTGCGCTGCACCAAGATCCTGCAGAGCTTGCTCGCACAATCCGCCGCCCAATGCCACGTGCAATGGATGAATATTCACATCGTGGAACCGCATTCCACTTATGGATTGAAAACCACTTCAATGCCAAGACACTCTTCGATGATGAAGATTTCGATTTGCTGACGCCATTTGAAGAAGATCAGAAACTGGAAGACCTCAAAAGTAAGTGGCTGGCATCAAGTTGGGCTTCTCTACAACCACATGCAGTCGAAGTCCCATTTGAAACTGTGATAGCGGGTGTTCTTGTTCGCGGTCGCATCGATGCTGTCTATAAGACAGATGCTGGTTTCGAAGTAGTCGATTGGAAGACTGGTTCTAAAGTCCTAGGCGAATCTTCTGCCGTACAGCTCGCTGTCTATCGTTTAGCGTGGGCAAAGTTGCAGGGTGTTGCAGTTGAACAGGTAACGGCTGCTTTCCATTATGTCCCCACAAATACAACAGATCGACGAGCGAACCTCCTTACGGAAGCTCAACTCATCGATCTGTTGAGTGTGAAGTAG
- the katG gene encoding catalase/peroxidase HPI translates to MTKESTPSYSTNGAAGQTSAAQCPYTGSKLNKEGTYNTDWWPNQLDLGVLRQHSPVSDPMGENFDYAEEFSKLNLKAVMKDIEELMTTSQEWWPADYGHYGPFFIRMAWHSAGTYRTHDGRGGAGAGMQRFAPLNSWPDNVNLDKARRLLWPIKQKYGKRLSWADLMILAGNCALESMGLKTFGFGGGRADVWEPDETYWGKEQEWLTNERYSGDRKLEDPLAAVQMGLIYVNPEGPDGNPDVLASARDIRETFARMAMNDEETVALIAGGHTFGKAHGAADPGKYVGAEPEAAPIEEMGLGWKNTYGAGNGAETISSGLEGAWTPTPTKWDNTYFKTLFKYEWNQTKSPAGATQWIPTDESAAKAVPDAHIKGKTHAPVMFTTDLAMRMDPAYEKVSRRFAEDLDAFADAFARAWFKLTHRDMGPIARYLGPLVPKEQLIWQDPLPAKPKKVIGKAEIDLLKKRIEKSELTIAQMVTTAWASASSFRSTDKRGGANGARIRLEPQRNWEVNNPKELKKVIAILEKIQINFNKKSEKKVSLADLIVLAGCVGIELAAKNNDIKAKVPFTPGRTDATQEQTDVASFAVLEPSADGFRNYANKADTRPAEVPLVDKAALLSLTPPELVVLVGGLRVLGANYDGSKTGVLTHKKEVLSTDFFINVLDIKYQWAPKNGDTNLFEAHDRKTGKVKWSATRADLVIGSNSELRALAEVYASNDAEKKFVEDFIAAWNKVMNLDRFELSTKKKK, encoded by the coding sequence ATGACTAAAGAATCAACTCCTTCATACTCAACTAATGGCGCTGCGGGTCAGACTTCTGCAGCACAGTGCCCATACACAGGCAGCAAGCTCAATAAGGAAGGCACCTACAACACTGATTGGTGGCCTAACCAACTTGATCTCGGTGTACTTCGCCAACACTCACCAGTGTCAGATCCAATGGGCGAGAACTTTGATTACGCAGAAGAATTTTCAAAGCTTAATCTCAAAGCGGTAATGAAAGATATTGAAGAGTTAATGACGACATCACAAGAGTGGTGGCCAGCAGATTACGGACATTACGGTCCATTCTTTATTCGTATGGCATGGCATAGCGCTGGTACATATCGCACACACGATGGTCGCGGTGGCGCTGGTGCAGGTATGCAACGTTTTGCACCACTGAATAGCTGGCCAGATAACGTTAACCTCGATAAGGCTCGCAGACTTCTTTGGCCAATCAAGCAGAAGTATGGAAAGCGTTTATCGTGGGCAGATCTCATGATCCTTGCCGGTAACTGTGCACTTGAATCAATGGGACTTAAGACTTTTGGTTTCGGTGGCGGTCGCGCAGATGTGTGGGAACCAGATGAGACTTACTGGGGTAAAGAGCAAGAGTGGCTTACCAACGAGCGTTACAGCGGAGATCGTAAATTAGAAGATCCACTTGCCGCTGTGCAGATGGGTTTGATCTATGTAAACCCTGAAGGTCCAGATGGAAATCCAGATGTTCTTGCATCAGCGCGAGACATTCGCGAAACATTTGCACGCATGGCGATGAATGATGAAGAGACTGTCGCACTTATTGCTGGTGGCCATACATTCGGTAAGGCACACGGAGCTGCAGATCCTGGAAAGTATGTAGGAGCAGAACCTGAAGCTGCGCCAATCGAAGAGATGGGTCTTGGCTGGAAGAACACTTATGGCGCAGGCAATGGCGCAGAGACAATCTCAAGTGGTCTAGAAGGTGCGTGGACTCCAACTCCAACGAAGTGGGATAACACCTACTTTAAAACTCTCTTTAAGTACGAGTGGAATCAGACAAAGTCACCTGCCGGAGCCACACAGTGGATTCCAACGGATGAATCTGCTGCAAAGGCTGTGCCTGATGCACATATCAAGGGCAAGACACATGCTCCCGTTATGTTCACAACAGATTTAGCAATGCGTATGGATCCTGCATATGAAAAGGTTTCACGTCGCTTTGCCGAAGATCTCGATGCATTTGCTGATGCATTTGCACGTGCGTGGTTTAAGTTAACTCACCGCGACATGGGTCCAATCGCTCGCTACCTAGGGCCACTTGTTCCAAAGGAACAGTTGATTTGGCAAGATCCACTTCCTGCAAAGCCAAAGAAGGTAATTGGTAAGGCAGAGATTGATCTTCTGAAGAAGCGCATCGAGAAGAGTGAATTAACAATCGCTCAGATGGTGACAACTGCATGGGCATCTGCATCATCATTCCGCAGCACCGATAAGCGCGGTGGTGCAAATGGTGCACGTATCCGCCTTGAACCACAGCGTAATTGGGAAGTAAATAACCCTAAGGAACTCAAGAAGGTTATTGCTATCCTCGAAAAGATCCAGATCAACTTCAATAAGAAGTCAGAGAAGAAGGTCTCACTTGCAGATCTCATTGTCTTGGCAGGTTGCGTGGGTATCGAACTTGCGGCAAAGAACAATGACATCAAGGCAAAGGTTCCATTTACTCCAGGTCGCACAGATGCAACGCAAGAACAGACAGATGTTGCTTCCTTTGCAGTTCTTGAGCCAAGTGCAGATGGATTCCGTAACTACGCCAACAAGGCAGATACACGTCCTGCTGAAGTTCCATTGGTAGATAAGGCTGCACTCCTTTCGCTGACTCCCCCAGAGCTCGTTGTACTCGTGGGTGGTCTGCGCGTACTTGGCGCTAACTACGATGGATCAAAGACAGGTGTCTTAACCCATAAGAAGGAAGTCTTAAGCACCGACTTCTTTATCAACGTCCTCGATATTAAGTATCAGTGGGCGCCAAAGAATGGCGATACCAACCTCTTTGAGGCGCACGATCGCAAGACCGGAAAGGTAAAGTGGAGCGCTACCCGCGCTGATTTGGTCATCGGATCAAATTCAGAGCTACGCGCACTAGCTGAGGTCTATGCAAGCAACGATGCAGAGAAGAAGTTTGTTGAAGACTTTATCGCTGCATGGAACAAGGTTATGAACCTTGACCGTTTCGAACTCAGCACCAAGAAGAAAAAGTAG
- a CDS encoding endonuclease/exonuclease/phosphatase family protein, with translation MRLTSWNLLHGMAIPPQPSVDTSSLNRAVQSLESDVFAFQEVDHFLPRSQSRPQMRDIAESMGARDWAMAPSVIGTPGESWRKLNSLEPEIITAASSHADLMHECYGIGIVSKVPVLSWHRLNLGNSPLGLPLVVPGDETGKGKPRFIYVKDEPRLAIAAVLENGFTIVNTHLSFVPGFNLAQLRRVKKWALQIAESTGTRAIVLGDLNLPKNLPIVASSWKSLVTQNTYPSWGAKIQFDYILTPDMAFGEYSVRNFEPAGVSDHLPIGVEIFE, from the coding sequence GTGCGCCTCACCTCGTGGAATCTCCTGCATGGAATGGCCATTCCCCCGCAGCCAAGCGTTGATACCAGCTCGCTCAATCGCGCCGTGCAATCCCTTGAATCCGATGTATTCGCTTTTCAGGAAGTCGATCACTTCTTACCGCGTTCCCAATCTCGACCTCAGATGAGAGATATCGCCGAAAGTATGGGGGCTCGCGATTGGGCGATGGCGCCTAGCGTTATTGGCACACCGGGTGAATCATGGAGAAAATTGAATTCTTTAGAACCAGAAATTATCACCGCCGCATCAAGCCACGCAGATTTAATGCACGAATGTTATGGAATAGGAATTGTTTCCAAAGTTCCAGTTCTGAGTTGGCATCGACTTAACTTAGGAAATTCTCCACTCGGACTTCCACTTGTTGTCCCTGGTGATGAAACCGGAAAAGGTAAGCCGCGATTTATCTATGTGAAGGATGAACCTCGTTTAGCAATTGCGGCAGTTCTGGAAAATGGATTTACCATTGTCAATACGCATCTCTCATTTGTTCCAGGATTTAATCTTGCGCAGTTACGTCGCGTAAAGAAGTGGGCGTTACAGATTGCAGAATCAACTGGCACTCGCGCCATTGTCTTGGGCGACCTCAACCTGCCAAAGAATCTGCCGATCGTGGCATCGTCATGGAAATCTCTCGTCACCCAGAACACCTATCCAAGTTGGGGCGCCAAGATTCAATTCGATTACATCCTCACCCCCGATATGGCTTTCGGTGAATATTCGGTGAGAAATTTTGAGCCTGCCGGGGTAAGTGACCACCTTCCTATCGGGGTAGAAATCTTCGAGTAG
- the nudC gene encoding NAD(+) diphosphatase: MSAIHQHPSHIDRAGELRTNQGTLDTLWQQAKILHITEGRIASVDEKLTFSSALQISELLASGKFTEGSRYFLGLDLDTRAPYFAWDTQWVGEVSDEVKSVGFTTLREIGAELSPMEFELSLHATAISNWHRAHPRCPRCGGPTRVDLGGAARFCDADQSQHHPRTDSAVIVLIKDRDDRILLGHQPVWPEGRFSTFAGFLEPGETFEQCVSREVFEESGITVSEIKYLGSQPWPFPASIMIAFEAVTDNPGVAKGDGEEITEVKWFSRAELKAAAADGSLLLPPTISVARKMIEGWLGESAQGGETWR, encoded by the coding sequence GTGAGCGCGATTCATCAGCACCCTTCCCACATAGATCGCGCCGGAGAACTGCGCACCAATCAAGGCACTCTCGACACTTTGTGGCAACAAGCCAAGATTCTTCATATCACCGAAGGTCGCATCGCATCAGTCGATGAAAAGCTCACATTCTCTAGCGCACTACAGATTTCCGAGCTTCTGGCATCAGGAAAATTCACTGAGGGTTCTCGCTACTTCTTGGGTCTTGATCTCGATACTCGCGCTCCCTACTTCGCTTGGGATACGCAGTGGGTAGGCGAGGTTTCTGATGAGGTCAAGAGCGTTGGTTTCACAACTCTTCGCGAAATTGGCGCAGAGCTTTCGCCGATGGAATTTGAACTCTCACTTCATGCAACTGCCATCAGTAATTGGCATCGTGCACATCCGCGTTGTCCTCGCTGTGGTGGGCCAACACGTGTTGATCTCGGCGGAGCAGCGCGCTTCTGCGATGCAGATCAAAGTCAGCATCACCCTCGTACAGATTCTGCCGTGATCGTTCTGATTAAAGATCGCGATGATCGAATTTTGTTGGGGCATCAACCGGTGTGGCCCGAAGGTCGCTTCTCTACTTTTGCAGGCTTTCTCGAACCAGGTGAAACATTTGAACAATGCGTTTCTCGTGAAGTCTTTGAAGAATCTGGCATCACAGTGAGCGAGATCAAATATCTCGGCTCACAACCGTGGCCCTTTCCTGCAAGCATCATGATTGCATTTGAGGCAGTAACTGATAACCCTGGCGTTGCAAAAGGTGACGGAGAAGAAATTACTGAAGTGAAATGGTTTAGCCGCGCAGAACTGAAAGCGGCAGCAGCCGATGGTTCACTTCTTCTTCCCCCAACTATCTCTGTTGCACGCAAGATGATTGAAGGATGGCTCGGCGAAAGTGCCCAGGGCGGCGAGACGTGGAGATAA